Proteins co-encoded in one Carcharodon carcharias isolate sCarCar2 chromosome 7, sCarCar2.pri, whole genome shotgun sequence genomic window:
- the chmp1a gene encoding charged multivesicular body protein 1a, giving the protein MDDTLFQLRFTSKQLERLAKKAEKDSKAEQAKVKKALQQKNIEGAKIYAENAIRKKNEGLNWLRTASRVDAVASKVQTAVTMKGVTKNMARVTQGLDKALKSMDLQKISAVMDKFEQQVQNLDVHTSVMEDSMSSAMTLTTPQEQVDSLIMQIAEENGLEVMDQLNQLPDGASSLGESSVREQDKEDQLSKRLAALRN; this is encoded by the exons ATGGATG ATACTTTATTTCAGCTACGG TTTACATCAAAACAGCTTGAGAGATTGGCCAAGAAGGCAGAAAAGGACTCCAAAGCTGAACAAGCTAAAGTGAAGAAG GCTCTTCAACAAAAAAATATTGAAGGAGCAAAGATCTATGCAGAAAATGCAATCAGAAAGAAAAATGAAGGGCTGAACTGGTTACGGACAGCTTCCCGAGTAGATGCGGTAGCATCGAAGGTGCAGACGGCAGTCACGATGAAAGGG GTTACAAAGAATATGGCACGTGTTACACAAGGATTGGACAAGGCACTGAAATCCATGGACTTACAAAAGATTTCTGCTGTGATGGACAAATTTGAACAACAAGTTCAGAACCTTGATGTCCACACTTCA GTGATGGAGGACTCCATGAGCTCTGCAATGACGCTGACCACTCCTCAAGAACAGGTTGATAGTCTCATTATGCAGATTGCAGAGGAGAATGGTCTGGAGGTCATGGACCAACTGAACCAACTCCCAGATGGTGCATCATCCCTTGGTGAATCCTCTGTTCGTGAACAGGACAAGGAGGACCAGCTTTCAAAAAG GTTGGCTGCTCTGAGGAATTGA